The following coding sequences lie in one Candidatus Diapherotrites archaeon genomic window:
- a CDS encoding nitroreductase family protein, which translates to MNVIDAIKGRRSVRAFKRKEIEKEKIELLKEAIIWAPSAGNLQSRKFYFVFNKKLKEEIVLAALDQEFIAQAPLVIIACADSRIEQRYGRRGTELYNKLDVAASVQNLMLEAFSLGLGTCWVAAFSEEKIKGILDLPKNLTPLTIIPVGYQAEKPSAPKRKSLKELIEEIK; encoded by the coding sequence ATGAATGTAATTGACGCAATCAAAGGAAGAAGGTCAGTGCGCGCCTTCAAGCGCAAAGAAATAGAAAAAGAGAAAATTGAATTATTGAAGGAAGCAATAATTTGGGCTCCAAGCGCAGGAAACCTTCAGTCCAGAAAATTCTATTTTGTTTTCAACAAAAAATTAAAGGAAGAAATTGTTCTTGCAGCCCTTGACCAAGAATTCATTGCACAAGCGCCTTTAGTAATTATAGCATGCGCTGACTCAAGAATAGAGCAAAGATACGGGCGCAGGGGAACTGAACTTTACAATAAATTGGATGTTGCTGCCTCAGTGCAGAACTTAATGCTTGAAGCATTCTCTTTAGGCCTTGGAACCTGCTGGGTTGCAGCCTTCAGCGAAGAAAAAATTAAAGGCATTCTGGATTTGCCCAAAAATCTGACTCCACTCACAATAATTCCTGTTGGTTACCAAGCAGAAAAGCCTTCAGCGCCGAAAAGAAAAAGCCTAAAAGAATTAATCGAAGAAATCAAGTAA
- a CDS encoding ATP-dependent DNA helicase translates to MEGKQRQAFFRFSNPREGQKQLMQDVYSALEQKKHLVAHAETGIGKSDAVLSPAIDFALKENKKVFFLTPKISQHEIALQVVQGLAKKFNLNLKAADLIGRRYACIDPILSRTDFEGFYEICARKREKEECEFFGNARGYTQEQRRKARLHLDELLKNYSIAWSHHEVKEYCENCRGRKGLRPLCAYEALIEIARNSNVIICDYFHLFNPSIQEVILPKIKAKLENSIIIVDEAHNLSERIRRLMSSSVNTFSLRKAEEELKKMNCRELAEKIHEIEKIVKGIAKHSLKDEAFEALISKDSFLKPLNSVAGGSELFAGELKEKGIEFMEAAGKSRSSLIPLANFFEKWPLELSSYIRIVKRSKAGDSFTISVRALDSSTVTSRIFSQAHSVVLMSGTLLPTKMHADLLGLEEKRTMLKEYSSPFPKENRMNLIVPSVTTKYTERKYREFQKIAEEIAKIVNCVPGNSAVFFPSFGIIEQVKPFLGEKVSREILVQKEKMNSFEIKELINKFRNAGNGFGAVLLAPAQGSYAEGIDLPGNQLLCAIIVGIPLAEMNLEIKCLIDYYEEKFRRGWHYAYIYPAVNRAIQAGGRVIRNESDEGIVVFLDKRYLWKNYSSCFPKNFSKIVTEEPEKYIKLFWENK, encoded by the coding sequence ATGGAAGGAAAGCAGAGGCAGGCGTTCTTCAGGTTCTCTAACCCAAGGGAAGGACAGAAGCAGTTGATGCAAGACGTTTATTCTGCGCTTGAACAGAAAAAGCATTTGGTAGCGCACGCGGAAACAGGGATTGGAAAAAGCGATGCAGTGCTTTCGCCTGCAATAGATTTTGCCTTGAAGGAAAACAAGAAGGTCTTCTTTCTCACACCCAAAATTTCACAGCACGAGATTGCACTGCAGGTAGTGCAAGGCCTTGCAAAGAAATTTAATTTGAATTTGAAGGCAGCAGACTTGATTGGGAGAAGGTATGCGTGCATTGACCCTATCCTTTCAAGGACTGACTTTGAGGGATTCTATGAAATATGCGCGAGAAAGAGGGAGAAAGAGGAATGCGAGTTCTTCGGGAACGCGAGAGGCTACACTCAAGAGCAGAGGAGAAAGGCAAGACTGCACTTGGATGAATTGCTGAAGAATTACAGTATTGCTTGGAGTCATCATGAAGTCAAGGAATACTGCGAGAACTGCAGGGGAAGAAAAGGATTAAGGCCTTTGTGCGCTTACGAGGCATTAATAGAAATAGCAAGGAATTCAAATGTAATCATCTGCGATTACTTTCATTTGTTTAATCCTTCAATTCAGGAAGTCATTCTCCCGAAAATCAAGGCGAAACTGGAGAACTCAATCATTATAGTGGATGAAGCCCATAATCTCTCGGAAAGGATTAGGAGGCTGATGTCTTCAAGCGTTAACACTTTTTCTTTGAGGAAGGCAGAAGAGGAATTAAAGAAGATGAACTGCAGGGAGTTAGCAGAAAAAATCCATGAAATAGAAAAGATAGTGAAAGGGATTGCAAAGCATTCCCTGAAAGATGAGGCTTTTGAGGCATTGATTTCAAAGGACTCTTTCCTTAAGCCTTTGAATTCTGTTGCTGGGGGCAGTGAATTGTTTGCAGGAGAATTAAAGGAGAAAGGCATTGAATTCATGGAGGCAGCAGGGAAAAGCAGGAGCTCGTTAATTCCTCTGGCTAATTTCTTCGAGAAATGGCCTTTGGAGCTTTCCTCTTATATAAGGATTGTCAAGCGCTCCAAGGCAGGAGACTCTTTCACTATTTCAGTTAGGGCCTTGGACTCAAGCACTGTTACTTCAAGGATTTTTTCTCAGGCGCATTCTGTTGTTCTAATGTCTGGCACTCTTCTCCCAACAAAAATGCATGCAGACTTATTGGGGCTAGAAGAAAAGAGGACAATGCTGAAGGAGTATTCTTCCCCTTTCCCTAAAGAGAATAGAATGAACTTAATTGTGCCTTCTGTTACCACAAAGTACACTGAAAGAAAGTACAGGGAATTCCAGAAGATTGCAGAAGAGATAGCAAAGATTGTTAATTGTGTGCCAGGAAATTCTGCTGTCTTTTTTCCTTCTTTTGGGATAATAGAGCAGGTGAAGCCTTTTTTGGGGGAGAAGGTTTCAAGGGAAATTTTAGTGCAGAAAGAGAAAATGAATTCTTTTGAGATAAAGGAGCTGATCAATAAATTCAGGAATGCAGGAAACGGCTTTGGCGCTGTATTGCTTGCGCCTGCCCAGGGCTCTTATGCTGAAGGAATAGACCTTCCAGGAAACCAGTTATTGTGCGCTATAATTGTAGGAATCCCTTTAGCTGAAATGAATCTGGAGATCAAATGCCTTATTGACTATTATGAGGAGAAATTTAGGAGGGGATGGCATTACGCTTACATTTATCCTGCAGTGAATCGTGCAATACAGGCTGGAGGCAGGGTCATAAGGAATGAAAGCGATGAAGGAATTGTTGTTTTTTTGGATAAAAGATACCTGTGGAAGAATTACAGCAGCTGCTTTCCCAAAAACTTCAGCAAGATTGTAACAGAAGAGCCTGAAAAGTATATTAAATTGTTTTGGGAGAATAAGTAG
- a CDS encoding PIN domain-containing protein, protein MYIDADLIYAIIKKRDRHEELAEKILSAEEKFYTSIVTMLELEIIVKRELSDELSMAILGLVKKKIPKLVIKEFDAKIMESSLNLRKKYCLGIFDSIHAATALANDKRIASTDRIYNRIPSLTRISK, encoded by the coding sequence ATGTATATTGACGCAGACCTTATTTACGCCATAATAAAAAAAAGAGACAGGCATGAAGAATTAGCAGAAAAAATTCTTTCAGCAGAAGAAAAATTTTATACTTCTATTGTAACCATGCTTGAATTGGAAATAATTGTAAAAAGAGAGTTAAGTGATGAATTAAGCATGGCTATTTTGGGTTTAGTTAAGAAAAAAATCCCTAAATTGGTAATTAAAGAATTTGACGCAAAAATAATGGAATCAAGCCTTAACCTAAGAAAAAAATATTGTTTAGGGATATTTGACTCAATCCATGCCGCAACAGCCCTTGCAAATGACAAAAGAATTGCCTCAACAGACAGAATTTACAATAGGATACCTTCTTTAACTAGAATTTCAAAATAA
- a CDS encoding aminotransferase class I/II-fold pyridoxal phosphate-dependent enzyme: MEKIKMEKISSAKRTKKIRYAIRDLVVLARKFPDVIYLNIGDPNIYDFRTPEHLIQAVSNAMHENKNGYAPSEGIPEAREAVAKEARENGIQIEAKDVLITTGASEGIEMALTALLDKGQEFLVPSPGYPLYDAVLNKIQAKPVNYFLNEENKWQPDVEDIKSKITGKTRGLLLLNPNNPTGSVCEKETVKALTDLAQEKNLVLFSDEIYNKIVYEKKHYFTAGLSNEAPVLTFNGLSKAYLVPGWRIGWIEFFDPKNIIPEYIEGIHKIARARLSANHPLQYAIKPALEGSQEHLKEMNSKLKERAEFTFRRLNEIEGISCVKPEGAFYAFPSIKVKNDEQFVKKFLRKEKVLLIHGSGFGQKPGTAHFRIVYLPSIPILEDAFNRLERFMGKLGR, encoded by the coding sequence ATGGAAAAGATAAAAATGGAAAAAATCAGTTCAGCAAAGCGCACAAAAAAAATAAGATACGCCATAAGAGACCTTGTAGTCCTGGCAAGAAAATTCCCTGACGTAATCTACCTGAATATCGGCGACCCGAACATTTATGATTTCAGGACTCCAGAGCACTTGATTCAGGCTGTATCCAATGCAATGCATGAAAACAAGAACGGTTACGCGCCATCTGAAGGAATACCTGAAGCAAGAGAGGCAGTAGCAAAAGAAGCAAGAGAAAACGGAATTCAAATTGAAGCAAAAGACGTTCTAATAACAACAGGCGCTTCAGAGGGCATTGAAATGGCTTTGACAGCGCTCCTTGATAAAGGCCAGGAATTCCTTGTTCCATCTCCAGGCTATCCTTTGTATGATGCTGTCCTGAATAAAATCCAGGCAAAGCCAGTGAACTATTTCTTGAACGAAGAAAACAAATGGCAGCCTGACGTCGAAGACATTAAAAGCAAGATTACAGGAAAAACAAGAGGCCTTCTTTTATTGAATCCAAATAACCCTACAGGCTCTGTGTGCGAGAAAGAGACAGTGAAAGCGTTAACTGATTTGGCGCAAGAGAAAAATTTAGTTCTATTCTCAGATGAAATCTACAATAAGATTGTCTACGAGAAAAAGCATTATTTCACTGCAGGCCTTTCAAACGAGGCTCCTGTCCTAACCTTCAACGGCTTGAGCAAAGCCTATCTTGTTCCAGGGTGGAGGATTGGCTGGATTGAATTCTTTGACCCGAAAAATATAATTCCAGAATACATTGAAGGCATTCACAAGATTGCCCGCGCTAGACTGAGTGCAAACCATCCATTGCAGTACGCAATAAAGCCTGCCTTGGAAGGCAGCCAGGAACACCTGAAAGAAATGAATTCTAAATTGAAGGAACGAGCAGAATTCACTTTCAGGAGGCTGAATGAAATTGAAGGCATTTCCTGCGTTAAGCCTGAGGGCGCATTCTATGCTTTTCCAAGCATTAAAGTAAAGAATGACGAGCAATTTGTGAAGAAGTTCCTGCGCAAAGAAAAAGTTCTTTTAATTCACGGCTCTGGTTTCGGCCAGAAGCCAGGAACAGCCCACTTCAGGATTGTGTACCTTCCCTCAATTCCAATCCTAGAAGACGCATTCAACAGGCTCGAAAGATTCATGGGAAAATTGGGAAGATAA
- a CDS encoding NYN domain-containing protein, whose amino-acid sequence MFLKKKRVVVFIDGSNLYHDLLNNFGKANIDFSAFVDFLVEKNKLIKTYYYNVPVNQKEKPEEYKKQQKFFSALQKIPRFEVKLGRLEKRPKGPPVEKGVDVRMAVDIVTHAYSNIYDTAIIVSGDADFAPAIKAAQDFGKEVINVCFPKTKSFHLNQICNKTIVVDEEKIAKLLWKKQ is encoded by the coding sequence ATGTTTTTGAAGAAGAAGAGAGTTGTTGTTTTTATTGATGGAAGCAATCTTTATCATGACTTATTGAACAATTTTGGCAAAGCAAATATTGATTTTTCTGCTTTTGTTGATTTTCTTGTTGAAAAAAATAAATTGATTAAAACATATTATTATAATGTTCCAGTTAACCAGAAAGAAAAACCGGAAGAATACAAAAAACAGCAAAAGTTTTTTTCTGCCCTGCAGAAAATTCCTCGTTTTGAAGTTAAACTCGGAAGATTGGAGAAAAGGCCTAAAGGCCCTCCGGTAGAAAAAGGCGTTGACGTAAGAATGGCTGTTGATATTGTAACGCACGCCTACTCAAATATTTATGATACTGCAATAATTGTTTCTGGCGATGCAGATTTTGCTCCAGCAATAAAGGCTGCCCAAGACTTTGGGAAGGAAGTAATAAACGTGTGCTTCCCTAAAACTAAATCCTTTCACTTAAACCAAATATGCAATAAAACAATCGTCGTTGACGAAGAAAAAATTGCAAAATTATTATGGAAAAAACAATAA
- the trpS gene encoding tryptophan--tRNA ligase, with translation MTAIDPWGSILIEDYERLIKEFGLEPFDEAMLKKFPNPNRLMRRHIIFAGQGLDQIASAIKEKKPFYELTGVMPSSERIHFGTKSVIEMVSYFQSQGARTFTLIADLEVQATRGISLQESRKRALEFYIPAYIALGLNPKKAFFYFQSENMKVTELSFIFSQKVTLNEFRAIYGGIHPSRILSALTQAGDILFPQAKERMPGVVPVGVDQSPHIRLSRDIARRTKSEFNFFLPSATYHKFVPALDGSMKMSKSNPNSFISIPEPPEQAAKKIKNALTGGRASIEEQKKLGGIPEKCVIFEMYKQHLIEDDKELQKVYDDCKSGKLLCGEDKERAAELIKKFMWEFNQKFQKAKKEKIEFVKG, from the coding sequence ATGACTGCCATAGACCCTTGGGGTTCAATTCTAATAGAAGACTACGAGAGGCTCATAAAAGAGTTCGGTCTTGAACCATTTGACGAGGCTATGCTCAAGAAGTTCCCCAACCCCAACAGGCTCATGAGAAGGCATATAATATTTGCAGGCCAAGGCTTGGATCAAATAGCTTCTGCAATAAAAGAAAAAAAGCCTTTCTATGAGCTTACAGGAGTAATGCCTTCAAGCGAGAGAATTCATTTTGGAACAAAAAGCGTGATAGAAATGGTCTCATACTTCCAGTCACAGGGAGCAAGGACTTTTACCTTAATTGCTGATCTGGAAGTGCAGGCTACAAGAGGGATTTCACTGCAGGAATCAAGGAAAAGGGCTTTGGAATTCTATATTCCTGCATACATTGCTTTAGGCTTAAACCCAAAAAAGGCCTTCTTCTATTTCCAGTCAGAGAACATGAAGGTTACTGAATTGAGCTTTATTTTCTCGCAGAAAGTTACTTTGAACGAATTCAGGGCAATTTACGGGGGCATTCACCCTTCAAGAATTCTTTCTGCTTTAACGCAGGCAGGAGACATTTTATTTCCTCAAGCAAAAGAAAGAATGCCTGGAGTTGTTCCTGTGGGGGTTGACCAGAGCCCGCACATTCGCTTGAGCAGGGACATTGCAAGAAGGACAAAAAGCGAATTCAATTTCTTTCTCCCTTCTGCAACATACCATAAATTTGTTCCTGCTTTGGACGGAAGCATGAAGATGAGCAAGAGCAATCCCAATTCCTTTATTTCCATTCCTGAACCCCCAGAGCAGGCTGCAAAAAAAATAAAGAATGCCTTAACCGGAGGCAGGGCTTCAATTGAAGAGCAGAAAAAGCTTGGAGGAATTCCTGAGAAATGCGTTATTTTTGAGATGTACAAACAGCATCTAATTGAGGACGACAAAGAGCTCCAGAAGGTTTATGATGACTGCAAGAGCGGGAAGCTCTTGTGCGGCGAAGACAAGGAGCGTGCAGCAGAACTAATAAAGAAGTTCATGTGGGAATTCAACCAAAAATTTCAGAAAGCAAAAAAAGAAAAAATAGAATTCGTGAAAGGCTGA
- the endA gene encoding tRNA-intron lyase: MNLLTGEKILVKEKKLKDQLIQKGFGEKKEFEFVLDLIEAFYLLEKEKIELEDSKGEKIGEKEILKIAEKKDKEFYRKFLVYRDLRERGFVVKTGFKFGFDLRVYPRGKKPGEEHTQWVVAVKSQNDKMNMIELSRKVRLSGNIKTTLLFAVVDSENDINYYEIKRLVP, translated from the coding sequence ATGAATCTGCTTACAGGAGAAAAAATCCTCGTAAAAGAAAAAAAACTGAAGGACCAATTAATACAGAAAGGCTTTGGAGAGAAAAAAGAGTTCGAGTTTGTTCTTGATTTAATTGAAGCCTTTTATTTGCTTGAAAAAGAGAAGATAGAATTAGAGGACTCCAAAGGCGAAAAGATTGGAGAAAAGGAAATCCTCAAGATAGCAGAAAAAAAAGACAAGGAATTCTACAGGAAGTTCTTAGTGTACAGGGACTTGAGGGAGAGGGGCTTTGTGGTAAAAACAGGATTCAAGTTCGGTTTCGACTTAAGGGTTTACCCTAGAGGAAAAAAGCCCGGGGAAGAGCACACTCAATGGGTGGTTGCAGTGAAAAGCCAGAACGACAAAATGAACATGATTGAATTGAGCAGGAAGGTAAGGCTGAGCGGGAACATCAAGACAACCTTGCTGTTTGCAGTAGTTGACTCAGAGAACGACATCAATTATTACGAGATAAAAAGGCTTGTTCCCTGA
- a CDS encoding iron-sulfur cluster assembly scaffold protein, translating to MYSKKVMKYFRHPRNMGEIKNADGIGKVGNPQCGDVLEVYIKVGKNKKGKEILKDIKVKTFGCIAALATSSVITEMVKGKTLNEALKISNMDIAKELGGLPPIKMHCSVLSAEGLRKAIEDYYKSKKKMN from the coding sequence TTGTACTCAAAAAAGGTAATGAAATATTTCAGGCACCCCAGAAATATGGGTGAAATAAAGAATGCTGACGGAATTGGAAAGGTCGGGAACCCGCAGTGTGGTGACGTACTCGAGGTTTACATTAAAGTGGGAAAGAACAAGAAAGGAAAAGAAATTTTGAAGGACATTAAGGTGAAGACGTTCGGATGCATTGCAGCTTTGGCTACTTCTTCTGTGATAACTGAAATGGTGAAAGGAAAGACATTGAATGAAGCATTAAAAATTTCTAATATGGATATTGCAAAGGAATTAGGAGGACTGCCTCCAATTAAAATGCATTGCTCTGTGCTTTCAGCTGAAGGCTTGAGGAAGGCAATTGAAGATTATTATAAGAGCAAGAAAAAAATGAATTAG
- a CDS encoding IscS subfamily cysteine desulfurase, with protein sequence MKRIYLDHGATTPVDPLVVKAMLPYFTKKFGNASSIHSFGLEAKEALEEAREKIAKKIKALPEEVIFTSGGSEADNMALRGIAFAHKRKGNHIITSSIEHPAVLETCRELEREGFKVSYLGVNREGFIDLSDLEQKISEDTILVSVMHANNEIGTIQDIKEIGRICEEKNVLFHSDAVQSFTKAPINVRKINVDALSFSAHKIHGPKGVGAMYLSEGTPFNKLVFGGHHEFDKRAGTENVPAIVGFAKAVELAKEKYVKQMAGLRDYLIKEIEGRIPDSKLNGPKGNKRLCSNANFSFAFIEGEALLNYLNFDGIAVSTGSACSSQSLEPSHVLKAIGLPHEIIHGSCRMTLGRENTRKELNFTVKSLEKNVKKLREISPLRKGVKYNKEEFGHKH encoded by the coding sequence ATGAAGAGAATTTACTTAGACCATGGAGCTACTACTCCAGTTGACCCTTTGGTTGTAAAGGCAATGCTGCCCTACTTCACCAAAAAGTTTGGCAATGCTTCAAGCATTCATTCTTTTGGGTTAGAAGCAAAGGAAGCATTAGAGGAAGCAAGAGAAAAGATTGCGAAGAAAATCAAGGCTTTGCCTGAAGAAGTAATTTTCACTTCAGGGGGCAGTGAAGCAGACAACATGGCTTTAAGGGGAATTGCTTTTGCGCACAAAAGGAAAGGAAACCATATAATTACTTCAAGCATTGAACACCCGGCTGTACTGGAGACATGCAGGGAGTTAGAAAGAGAAGGATTCAAGGTTTCTTATTTGGGTGTAAACAGGGAAGGATTCATTGATTTGAGTGATTTAGAGCAGAAGATTTCAGAGGACACAATTCTTGTTTCTGTAATGCACGCAAACAACGAGATTGGAACAATTCAGGACATAAAAGAGATTGGAAGAATCTGTGAAGAAAAAAATGTTTTATTCCATTCTGATGCAGTGCAATCCTTCACCAAGGCTCCAATTAATGTAAGGAAGATTAATGTTGATGCGCTTTCTTTCAGTGCGCACAAGATTCACGGACCCAAAGGGGTTGGGGCAATGTATTTAAGTGAAGGAACTCCATTCAATAAACTGGTTTTCGGAGGCCACCATGAATTCGATAAGAGGGCTGGAACAGAGAATGTTCCTGCAATAGTGGGATTTGCAAAGGCTGTGGAATTAGCAAAAGAAAAGTATGTAAAGCAGATGGCCGGGCTAAGGGATTATTTAATCAAGGAAATTGAAGGGAGGATTCCTGACTCTAAATTGAATGGACCTAAAGGCAATAAAAGGCTGTGCAGTAATGCTAATTTTTCTTTTGCTTTCATTGAAGGCGAGGCATTATTGAATTACCTGAATTTTGATGGCATTGCTGTTTCTACTGGAAGCGCTTGCTCTTCCCAGAGCTTAGAGCCTTCTCACGTGCTGAAAGCAATTGGATTGCCTCACGAGATAATTCACGGGAGCTGCAGGATGACTTTAGGCAGGGAGAACACCAGAAAGGAATTGAATTTTACTGTGAAGAGCTTGGAGAAGAATGTAAAGAAATTAAGGGAAATCAGCCCATTAAGAAAAGGAGTTAAGTACAATAAAGAAGAATTCGGGCACAAACACTGA
- a CDS encoding PadR family transcriptional regulator: MSKSDMSNLSVLDLQVLWQISLKPIHAYSLLKVLGEKRGKKITSGALFPVLKKFKDRKYIKARKAGKREKIVYGITAKGRDALKGSCNDFVELFDDIFKKYGCIKCEAK, from the coding sequence ATGTCTAAGTCAGATATGTCTAATTTAAGTGTATTGGATCTGCAGGTGTTATGGCAGATTTCATTAAAGCCCATTCACGCTTACTCACTGCTCAAAGTGCTGGGCGAAAAGAGAGGCAAAAAGATTACCTCTGGAGCCTTGTTTCCTGTGCTCAAGAAGTTCAAGGACAGGAAATACATTAAGGCCAGGAAGGCTGGAAAGAGGGAGAAGATCGTTTACGGCATTACAGCAAAAGGAAGGGATGCTCTGAAGGGGTCATGCAATGATTTCGTGGAACTGTTTGATGATATCTTCAAAAAATACGGCTGCATTAAATGTGAGGCAAAATAA
- a CDS encoding PD-(D/E)XK nuclease family protein produces MIDFNELISNYLSRETREKKVGRYYPSECGSCLRKVWYSYKNPKEVDKELMKVFEMGNIIHGFIVEAIKSEKNPHVELIETEAPFQFKEGDITVSGRIDDVVLVKLNGKKYIVEVKSTAGLKWTNEPTESHLMQLQLYLHNKKIEDGIILYIEKNTLQCRPFEVKYEQKKAQEAINRIKALHQFLLEDVLPEPEAKTKEKMQWQCNYCQYEKECAENKI; encoded by the coding sequence ATGATTGACTTTAATGAGCTCATAAGCAATTATCTTTCGAGGGAGACTAGGGAGAAGAAGGTCGGAAGATACTACCCGTCAGAGTGCGGGTCATGCCTCAGGAAGGTATGGTACTCCTACAAGAACCCAAAAGAAGTGGACAAAGAGCTCATGAAAGTGTTTGAGATGGGAAACATAATCCATGGCTTTATCGTTGAAGCAATCAAGAGCGAAAAAAACCCTCATGTTGAATTAATTGAAACAGAAGCGCCATTCCAGTTCAAGGAAGGAGACATTACAGTCTCAGGCAGAATAGACGATGTAGTCCTAGTGAAATTGAACGGAAAGAAGTACATAGTGGAAGTAAAGTCTACTGCAGGTCTGAAGTGGACAAACGAGCCAACAGAAAGCCACTTAATGCAATTACAGTTATACCTGCACAACAAGAAAATAGAAGACGGCATTATACTGTACATTGAAAAGAACACCCTTCAGTGCAGGCCGTTCGAAGTAAAATACGAGCAAAAAAAAGCCCAGGAAGCAATAAACAGGATAAAGGCACTCCACCAGTTCCTGTTAGAAGATGTCCTCCCTGAACCAGAAGCAAAAACAAAAGAAAAAATGCAATGGCAGTGCAATTACTGCCAGTACGAAAAAGAATGCGCGGAAAACAAGATTTAA